A stretch of the Mesorhizobium huakuii genome encodes the following:
- a CDS encoding AfsR/SARP family transcriptional regulator: protein MRVRIQLLGGFSVSLDDQLIPATAWRRDRGAALVKLLAVTRSHRIHREQVMEAFWPDLDPEAAGANLRKAIHFARRALGANDLIEQTADVIALAPAGDLEIDVDAFEAAARLALRGQDPAACEAAADLYRGDLLPDDPYVDWFETPRQALRQRYAEVLRAGKLWQRLIALDPADEQAQCALMQAALDAGNRAEAIRLFNQLSQNLRIDLGVGPGAETVKLYEKALAVPSIDPVGLSDRIRASLAWGLLHLQSGDFARAGQVGRETRDLAMGAGLAREVGEASALIGLVAHMQGQWRELFRAEFIEWVRSKPAFVSNVFDGHLCLAEFCLCSAKGHHDIAASARELLSVAEGAGSVAGRGLASLVLGEAALFSGQLAEAERMLTEAERLYAQVGAVAGRVLALQRLTELALARRQKWQAGRLIHRATTLAHSSWLAPHLLISLKGLEVRAATTSERIAETIREGDRMLSSGCNCQPCSMTFRTAAAVALAEAGEIEQVNRRLDEAERVAGMWNGGPWVAAVWEARGVQRRAERNETRAVAAFEEAATRFAALGRPIDEVRCRARMADLG from the coding sequence GGCGTGGCGGCGGGACCGTGGCGCGGCACTGGTGAAGCTGTTGGCCGTCACCCGCTCGCACCGCATTCACCGCGAACAGGTGATGGAGGCCTTTTGGCCCGATCTCGATCCGGAGGCCGCCGGTGCCAACCTGCGCAAGGCCATTCATTTTGCCCGCCGCGCGCTTGGCGCCAATGACCTTATCGAGCAGACGGCCGATGTCATCGCGCTCGCCCCCGCTGGCGATCTCGAAATCGACGTCGACGCGTTCGAGGCCGCCGCCAGGCTTGCCTTGCGCGGGCAAGATCCCGCCGCCTGTGAGGCGGCCGCCGATCTCTACAGGGGAGACCTGCTGCCGGACGATCCCTATGTCGACTGGTTCGAAACGCCCCGCCAGGCCCTGCGGCAGCGCTATGCCGAGGTGCTGCGGGCCGGCAAGCTGTGGCAGCGCCTGATCGCGCTGGACCCGGCCGACGAGCAGGCGCAATGCGCCCTGATGCAGGCGGCGCTCGACGCCGGCAACCGGGCCGAGGCGATCCGGCTGTTCAATCAGCTCAGCCAAAACCTGCGCATCGATCTTGGCGTCGGCCCGGGCGCCGAAACCGTGAAGCTCTACGAAAAGGCGCTGGCGGTGCCCTCTATCGACCCCGTCGGCTTGAGCGACCGCATCCGCGCCTCGCTGGCCTGGGGCTTGCTGCATCTGCAAAGCGGCGACTTCGCCAGGGCGGGCCAGGTTGGCCGGGAAACCCGCGATCTGGCGATGGGCGCGGGGTTGGCCCGCGAGGTTGGCGAGGCCAGCGCCCTGATCGGCCTGGTGGCCCACATGCAGGGCCAGTGGCGCGAGCTGTTCAGGGCGGAGTTCATCGAATGGGTCCGCTCCAAGCCAGCCTTCGTCTCCAACGTTTTTGACGGGCATCTGTGCCTGGCCGAATTCTGCCTCTGCAGTGCCAAGGGCCACCACGACATCGCCGCCTCGGCCCGGGAGCTCCTGTCGGTGGCCGAGGGCGCCGGCTCGGTCGCCGGGCGCGGCCTTGCCTCGCTCGTGCTGGGCGAAGCAGCGCTCTTCTCGGGCCAGTTGGCCGAGGCCGAACGCATGTTGACCGAAGCCGAAAGACTCTACGCGCAGGTGGGAGCCGTGGCCGGCCGCGTACTGGCGCTGCAGCGCCTGACGGAACTCGCGCTTGCCAGACGCCAGAAATGGCAGGCGGGACGGTTGATCCACCGCGCCACCACCCTTGCCCATTCTTCCTGGCTGGCGCCACATTTGCTGATCAGCCTGAAGGGTCTCGAGGTGCGGGCCGCCACCACCTCCGAGAGGATCGCCGAGACCATTCGCGAAGGTGACCGCATGCTGTCATCGGGCTGCAATTGCCAGCCTTGCTCGATGACCTTCCGTACCGCGGCTGCCGTTGCCCTGGCCGAGGCGGGTGAGATCGAGCAGGTCAACCGCCGGCTCGACGAGGCTGAGCGGGTCGCCGGCATGTGGAATGGCGGCCCCTGGGTGGCGGCCGTGTGGGAGGCGCGCGGCGTGCAGCGCCGGGCCGAGCGTAACGAAACCCGGGCCGTGGCGGCGTTCGAGGAAGCAGCCACGCGCTTTGCCGCGCTTGGCAGACCGATCGACGAGGTGCGCTGTCGGGCACGGATGGCAGATCTGGGCTAG